Proteins encoded within one genomic window of Methanoregula sp. UBA64:
- a CDS encoding cation:proton antiporter translates to MESLLASPEFQMSLLLFVALGGYLIASRINQSAVIGLILVGLLVGPSALGLITYSDFVAGLASLGAVILLFVIGLEFNVREILSVRNGVIAAVGVIVPWIGGYWLSLAFGFETGAAIFVGTALTATSIAITANVLKELGKLQTDAAKAIIGAAVIDDVLSLLALAISTDVVSGTVTAGAIAFVAIKAVAFIVIGGACGIFVVSRYVERLDATGFCKKFPEFIFIFAMMMAFLYALCAEAVGLSAIVGAFIAGVSFEGVKLTHSRNFKEGAEYLQIIFASIFFVSLGVLADLRALTPEILIFLAALTIMAIATKVIGCGIPARLMGMCRKDALIVGFGMAPRGEVAMIVALLGLEAGIIGQGIYVTLVLMSLLTTIITPIIYRNWFFKGEDCRSDAAGS, encoded by the coding sequence ATGGAATCGCTGCTTGCTTCCCCTGAATTCCAGATGAGCCTGCTCCTCTTTGTCGCGCTGGGCGGGTACCTCATCGCCTCCCGGATCAACCAGTCGGCGGTCATCGGCCTCATCCTGGTCGGGCTCCTTGTCGGCCCGAGCGCCCTTGGCCTTATCACCTATTCCGATTTTGTTGCAGGGCTTGCCTCGCTCGGCGCCGTGATCCTGCTCTTTGTGATCGGCCTTGAGTTCAATGTACGGGAGATCCTCTCGGTAAGAAACGGGGTGATAGCAGCAGTCGGCGTCATTGTACCATGGATCGGCGGGTACTGGCTCTCGCTTGCCTTTGGTTTTGAGACCGGGGCCGCGATCTTTGTCGGGACGGCGCTCACCGCGACTAGCATTGCGATCACGGCAAATGTCTTAAAAGAGCTCGGGAAACTCCAGACCGATGCTGCAAAGGCGATCATCGGGGCTGCGGTCATCGACGACGTGCTCAGCCTTCTTGCCCTTGCGATCAGTACAGATGTCGTAAGCGGGACCGTTACGGCCGGGGCGATTGCATTTGTTGCCATCAAGGCAGTGGCCTTTATCGTAATCGGCGGGGCATGCGGCATCTTTGTCGTGAGCAGGTACGTAGAGCGGCTCGATGCCACGGGTTTTTGTAAAAAATTCCCGGAATTCATCTTCATCTTCGCGATGATGATGGCATTTTTGTACGCCCTCTGCGCAGAAGCCGTGGGCCTCTCTGCCATAGTCGGTGCATTCATCGCCGGCGTCTCGTTTGAAGGAGTGAAACTCACGCACAGCAGGAACTTTAAGGAGGGTGCGGAGTATCTCCAGATCATCTTTGCCTCGATCTTTTTCGTGTCGCTTGGGGTTCTTGCGGATCTGCGTGCGCTCACCCCCGAGATCCTCATCTTCCTTGCTGCGCTCACCATCATGGCGATTGCAACAAAAGTGATCGGCTGCGGTATTCCGGCCCGGCTCATGGGAATGTGCCGGAAGGACGCACTCATCGTCGGTTTCGGGATGGCGCCCCGGGGAGAGGTCGCGATGATCGTTGCGCTCCTCGGTCTCGAAGCCGGGATCATCGGCCAGGGGATCTACGTCACGCTCGTCCTCATGAGCCTGCTCACGACCATCATCACGCCGATCATCTACCGGAACTGGTTCTTCAAGGGCGAAGACTGCCGGTCCGATGCGGCCGGCAGTTAA
- a CDS encoding DUF350 domain-containing protein, with amino-acid sequence MNSITVVVGIVQLIIAVIFAVVALYIGFSVFGKVTRDVDEQKELAKGNVAFGIIVASIFIAIGIMVQSGVAGISVGISKAATLGFASVDGITVIVVAIIQLVLGVLFAVGAIYLALNILDRFTRELEEFAELKKGNVAVALEMAGVIIAVALIIQSGITGITAALG; translated from the coding sequence ATGAACTCAATAACGGTAGTTGTCGGAATTGTCCAGCTGATCATCGCCGTCATCTTTGCGGTGGTCGCACTCTATATCGGGTTCTCGGTCTTCGGGAAAGTCACCCGGGATGTTGACGAACAGAAAGAACTGGCAAAGGGTAATGTCGCCTTTGGGATCATCGTTGCTTCGATCTTCATCGCGATCGGCATCATGGTCCAGTCCGGTGTGGCCGGTATCTCGGTCGGCATCAGCAAGGCAGCAACCCTCGGGTTTGCTTCTGTCGACGGGATCACCGTGATCGTTGTCGCTATTATCCAGCTGGTGCTCGGCGTCCTCTTTGCGGTCGGCGCCATCTACCTTGCGCTCAACATCCTCGACCGGTTCACCCGGGAACTCGAGGAGTTCGCAGAGCTCAAGAAAGGCAATGTTGCAGTCGCGCTCGAAATGGCCGGCGTGATCATCGCAGTCGCCTTAATCATCCAGTCAGGTATTACCGGTATCACGGCAGCGCTGGGATAA
- a CDS encoding mechanosensitive ion channel family protein, translating to MDSVFTNVASQWYGVTMTYLPSIIGALIVLLIGWIVGRLLGKAVRIVLDKISEQHLVEKVADEASFSGSVKSAGITVGYIGDIAVRIFVYLIAVLAAVDILNMDYMSKLMTTIVEYIPHVVAFVIILIVGFLLSDYFIDFLGKYYAKQDIQLINPVLFLMRIFLYFVIAVLALSQLMLDLTIIYTFVTPIAWGIGLGLGAAIAIIVGFGLKNRSEAIMDKIIDTVVVKKQ from the coding sequence ATGGATTCTGTCTTTACCAATGTTGCCAGTCAGTGGTATGGCGTCACTATGACGTACCTGCCCAGTATTATCGGCGCACTTATTGTCCTTCTCATCGGCTGGATTGTCGGCCGCCTGCTCGGGAAGGCAGTCCGGATTGTGCTTGACAAGATCAGCGAACAGCACCTTGTCGAGAAAGTCGCAGACGAAGCTTCCTTTTCCGGCTCGGTAAAAAGTGCCGGTATCACCGTAGGATACATCGGCGATATCGCAGTCCGGATCTTCGTGTACCTGATTGCAGTCCTTGCAGCGGTCGATATCCTCAACATGGACTACATGAGCAAGCTCATGACCACGATCGTCGAGTACATCCCGCACGTGGTTGCCTTTGTCATCATCCTTATCGTCGGGTTCCTGCTCTCCGACTACTTCATCGACTTCCTCGGGAAGTACTATGCCAAGCAGGACATCCAGCTCATCAACCCGGTCCTTTTCCTTATGAGGATCTTCCTGTACTTCGTGATCGCCGTTCTCGCGCTCTCGCAGCTGATGCTTGACCTCACGATCATCTACACGTTTGTCACCCCGATTGCCTGGGGCATCGGGCTTGGTCTTGGCGCCGCAATCGCTATCATTGTCGGCTTCGGTCTCAAGAACCGCAGCGAAGCGATCATGGACAAGATCATCGACACCGTGGTCGTAAAGAAGCAGTAA
- a CDS encoding PAS domain-containing protein codes for MMHDYQQELAQIKDLLKENPEGMSVTDIAKALKKNKNTTGRYLDILLISGQVDMRTYGMAKVFTLSQRVPLSAMLSCSKDMIMVLDSDSRIIEINDMFLELLHIGRKEATGKNIAYLKSPEVDVHELVNALAVRSPEETERTLSFMVKGVGERIFKQKSIPTVFDDGARGFTLILTDVTGDILREREIREWEERFRMMAENIRDALLIIENDKCTFVNRSLAEITGYTFEELWAMDPRAIIAPEDQEKMEPLFAQNKKSSTEPMLADLQCRIRRKDGVYRNVFIRVTSARHGQILYHFVILTDVTELKTKDEALIASEQRFRMMADNIQDAVVIIENDQFVYANRRVCEMSGYTFEELQHKGTKALVTPETRLMMDELYRKSISCTEPPAKFQSWMLCKNGERRCIYGQINSVRHGETVSTYITMTDVTAFAQREQELLEQIAVLGKRLETA; via the coding sequence ATGATGCACGATTACCAGCAGGAACTTGCCCAGATCAAAGATCTCCTCAAGGAAAACCCGGAGGGGATGAGCGTCACGGATATTGCAAAGGCGCTCAAGAAGAACAAGAATACCACCGGCCGCTATCTTGATATCCTCTTGATCTCCGGCCAGGTGGATATGCGGACCTACGGGATGGCCAAGGTCTTCACGCTCTCCCAGCGCGTCCCGCTTTCGGCAATGCTGAGCTGTTCAAAGGATATGATCATGGTCCTCGACAGCGACTCGCGGATCATCGAGATCAACGATATGTTCCTTGAACTCCTGCACATCGGCCGTAAGGAAGCAACCGGGAAGAACATCGCATACTTAAAGTCCCCCGAAGTCGATGTCCACGAGCTCGTTAATGCCCTTGCCGTCCGTTCGCCGGAGGAGACGGAACGCACGCTCTCATTTATGGTAAAGGGGGTGGGCGAGCGTATCTTCAAGCAGAAATCAATTCCCACGGTCTTTGACGATGGCGCAAGAGGCTTTACGCTGATTTTAACCGATGTGACCGGGGATATCCTGCGGGAGCGGGAGATCCGCGAGTGGGAGGAGCGCTTCCGGATGATGGCGGAGAATATCCGGGACGCCCTGCTCATCATAGAAAATGACAAGTGTACGTTTGTCAACCGCAGCCTTGCGGAGATCACCGGCTATACGTTCGAAGAGCTCTGGGCCATGGATCCCCGGGCAATCATTGCCCCGGAAGACCAGGAAAAGATGGAGCCCCTCTTTGCTCAAAACAAAAAATCTTCAACAGAGCCGATGCTTGCCGATCTCCAGTGCAGGATCCGGCGGAAGGACGGGGTATACCGTAACGTCTTTATCCGGGTTACGAGTGCACGGCACGGCCAGATCCTCTATCATTTTGTGATCCTCACCGATGTCACCGAGCTCAAGACCAAGGATGAAGCGCTCATTGCAAGCGAGCAGCGGTTCCGGATGATGGCGGACAATATCCAGGACGCTGTGGTAATTATAGAAAACGACCAGTTCGTGTATGCGAACCGGCGGGTCTGCGAGATGTCGGGGTATACGTTCGAGGAGCTCCAGCACAAGGGCACAAAAGCGCTCGTCACCCCCGAGACCCGCCTGATGATGGACGAACTGTACAGAAAGTCCATCTCCTGCACGGAACCTCCGGCAAAGTTCCAGAGCTGGATGCTGTGCAAGAACGGGGAGCGGCGCTGCATCTACGGGCAGATAAACTCAGTCCGGCACGGGGAAACGGTAAGCACGTACATTACGATGACCGATGTGACGGCATTTGCACAGCGGGAACAGGAACTCTTGGAACAGATTGCCGTGCTCGGGAAACGGCTGGAAACGGCCTGA
- a CDS encoding mechanosensitive ion channel family protein, which translates to MYLAPADLITRWYETIVAYLPGIIGAIVVLLIGWIVGRLLGKAVRIILDKVSEQHLVKEGADLASVGGSVKNAGITVGYIGDLFARIVVYMIAILAAVDILHMEYLSKLMTEIIEYLPHIAAFVIILTAGFLLADYFIDFLGRYYANQEIALITPVLFILRIFLYFVIAILGLSQLMLDLTIIYTFVTPIAWGVGLGLGAAIAIFVGFGLRGHSEAIMDKLIESIAKKP; encoded by the coding sequence ATGTATTTGGCACCCGCAGACCTGATAACCCGGTGGTACGAGACCATTGTTGCATACCTTCCCGGGATCATTGGAGCAATCGTCGTCCTTCTTATCGGCTGGATCGTGGGACGCCTGCTCGGAAAGGCAGTCCGGATCATCCTTGACAAGGTCAGCGAGCAGCATCTGGTAAAGGAAGGCGCCGATCTTGCATCGGTGGGCGGATCGGTGAAAAACGCCGGCATCACGGTCGGATACATTGGCGACCTCTTTGCCCGGATCGTGGTGTACATGATCGCAATCCTTGCCGCGGTCGACATCCTCCACATGGAATACTTAAGCAAACTGATGACGGAGATCATCGAATACCTCCCCCACATCGCTGCATTTGTGATTATTCTCACCGCCGGGTTCCTCCTTGCCGATTACTTCATTGACTTCCTCGGCCGGTATTATGCAAACCAGGAGATAGCGCTTATCACCCCGGTCCTGTTCATTCTGAGGATCTTTTTGTACTTCGTGATCGCCATCCTCGGGCTCTCCCAGCTGATGCTCGATCTCACGATCATCTACACGTTTGTTACACCGATCGCATGGGGCGTGGGGCTCGGGCTCGGCGCTGCTATTGCAATTTTTGTCGGCTTCGGGCTCAGGGGTCACAGCGAAGCGATCATGGATAAGCTCATAGAATCGATCGCAAAAAAACCCTAA